Proteins encoded within one genomic window of Streptomyces sp. NBC_01314:
- a CDS encoding ISAs1 family transposase, with product MCRQSATVCLTKSPTAAQRGVKGVAERLAVLRDPRDRRGRRHSLASVLLTACCAVLAGARSYLAVGQWARHAPLDALARLGVRATGPLGVRRAPSSSTIRRLLTLVCPGGLADLLGCDPTGSRHLAMDGKTARGSRTDTGPAAHLLSAVLEGGRTVSQLRVPDKTTEVTGFTKLLSPFDLTGVVVTADALHTHRDHARWLVEAKRAHYLLVVKRNQPTLHNALRSLPWKEVTARRYDREAGHGRRETRSVRTLTVTSLGLDFPHVAQAAKIHRHRTDLKTGKITRETVYAITDLTARAASPQAIGQLARAQWGIEAVHHVRDTTFGEDASKIRTGHGPENMATLRSFAISTLRTAGHHSIAAGLRELSYTPFTRPLDLIGLP from the coding sequence ATGTGCCGCCAGTCTGCCACTGTCTGCCTGACCAAGTCGCCCACCGCCGCCCAGCGAGGCGTGAAGGGTGTCGCCGAACGACTGGCCGTTCTTCGCGATCCGCGAGATCGGCGGGGACGGCGACATTCGCTGGCATCGGTCCTGCTCACCGCCTGCTGCGCGGTGCTGGCCGGGGCTCGCTCCTATCTGGCCGTGGGCCAGTGGGCCCGCCACGCGCCCCTGGACGCACTGGCCCGCCTCGGCGTGCGCGCCACCGGCCCACTGGGCGTGCGCCGCGCACCGTCCAGCTCAACCATCCGCCGTCTGCTGACTCTCGTATGTCCCGGCGGGCTTGCCGACCTACTCGGATGCGACCCCACGGGCAGCCGGCACCTGGCCATGGACGGCAAGACCGCCCGCGGCTCGCGCACGGACACCGGCCCGGCCGCCCACCTGCTCTCCGCCGTCCTGGAAGGCGGACGCACCGTCAGCCAGCTGCGGGTGCCGGACAAGACCACCGAGGTCACCGGCTTCACGAAGCTGCTGTCCCCGTTCGACCTGACCGGTGTCGTGGTGACCGCCGACGCCCTGCACACCCACCGTGACCACGCCAGGTGGCTGGTCGAAGCGAAGAGGGCGCACTACCTGCTCGTGGTCAAGCGGAACCAGCCGACGCTGCACAACGCGTTGCGTTCGCTGCCGTGGAAGGAGGTGACCGCCCGCCGCTACGACCGCGAGGCGGGGCACGGGCGACGTGAGACCCGCTCGGTGCGCACCCTCACCGTCACCAGTCTCGGGCTGGACTTCCCGCACGTGGCGCAGGCCGCGAAGATCCACCGGCATCGCACCGACCTCAAAACCGGCAAGATCACCCGTGAGACCGTCTACGCCATCACCGACCTGACGGCGCGTGCGGCATCTCCCCAGGCCATCGGCCAACTCGCCCGCGCGCAATGGGGCATCGAGGCCGTGCACCACGTAAGAGACACCACGTTCGGCGAGGACGCCTCGAAGATCCGCACCGGCCACGGACCGGAGAACATGGCCACCCTGCGCAGCTTCGCGATCAGCACCCTACGCACCGCTGGGCACCACAGCATCGCCGCCGGCCTGCGCGAGCTCTCCTACACGCCCTTCACCCGCCCACTGGACCTGATCGGACTGCCTTGA
- a CDS encoding helix-turn-helix domain-containing protein: MAGRPEKRLEPDDGPVQRLAYELRLLREQAGSPTYRTMAQRVRFSVTTLAQAASGERMPSLQVLRAYVQACGADPDEWQVRWKQAVEEAAARLDTGGVPPPYRGPAPYEPEDRAFFFGRDRLVAELVALVTERRFAILSGASGSGKSSLLRAGLVPALQETAGRLRPSALVRLLTPGEGPAAAYDRLLNPCPDEPEIWMVVDQFEEVFTLCRNRAERNRFIDLLLAAREPDSRVRVVLAVRADYRGRCAEHPGLAQALRDSSLRIGPMSPAELREAVTGPAAAAGLLVERELTNRLVQDVANQPGGLPILSRALLETWRKRRGRMLTLAAYEAVGGVLGPIVATGEEVYGRLSPAQAHTVRQLLLRMVVPGDCSPDTRRPIPLAELRSLPEPEEAVRVVERLAHARLLTVGEDTVELAHEALLTRWARLRGWIEEDRERLHEQCRLIEAVRIWQEFGRDPGALYRGIRLARAEEFFTAPKMRGALTAQERAFLSASRQACETERWEAARTARRARCLWASLAAVLAVVLTAALASLQGPGRASGCPSRRPDRRCGRRCRFTGGRGPDRG, encoded by the coding sequence ATGGCGGGCCGTCCTGAGAAGCGACTGGAACCGGATGACGGGCCGGTGCAGCGGCTCGCATACGAACTGCGGCTGCTGCGCGAGCAGGCCGGTAGTCCCACCTATCGGACCATGGCCCAGCGGGTGCGCTTCTCGGTGACGACGCTGGCGCAGGCGGCTTCGGGCGAACGGATGCCGTCCCTTCAGGTACTTCGGGCGTATGTGCAGGCGTGCGGCGCGGACCCGGATGAATGGCAGGTGCGGTGGAAGCAGGCGGTCGAGGAGGCGGCAGCGAGGCTCGACACCGGCGGTGTGCCGCCGCCCTACCGGGGGCCGGCCCCGTATGAACCGGAGGACCGCGCTTTCTTCTTCGGTCGCGACCGCCTGGTGGCGGAGCTGGTGGCGCTGGTGACCGAGCGGCGGTTCGCGATTCTGTCCGGTGCCTCAGGGAGCGGGAAGTCCTCCCTGCTGCGGGCGGGATTGGTCCCGGCGTTGCAGGAGACGGCGGGACGGCTTCGGCCTTCCGCCCTGGTCCGGCTGCTCACGCCGGGGGAGGGTCCCGCGGCCGCCTACGACCGTCTGTTGAACCCGTGCCCCGACGAGCCTGAAATCTGGATGGTGGTCGACCAGTTCGAGGAGGTCTTCACGCTCTGCCGGAACCGGGCCGAGCGAAACCGCTTCATCGACCTGCTGCTGGCCGCCCGAGAGCCGGACAGCCGGGTACGGGTGGTGCTCGCCGTACGGGCTGACTATCGCGGTCGCTGCGCCGAGCACCCTGGTCTCGCGCAGGCACTGCGGGATTCCAGTCTGCGGATCGGCCCGATGAGCCCTGCGGAACTGCGGGAGGCGGTCACCGGGCCGGCTGCCGCCGCGGGGCTGCTGGTGGAACGGGAGTTGACCAACAGGCTGGTCCAGGACGTCGCGAACCAGCCGGGCGGACTGCCGATCCTCTCCCGCGCCCTGCTGGAGACCTGGCGAAAACGCCGGGGCCGGATGCTGACGCTGGCCGCCTACGAAGCCGTTGGCGGCGTCCTCGGCCCGATCGTCGCCACCGGCGAAGAGGTCTACGGCCGCCTGTCCCCCGCCCAGGCACACACCGTCCGGCAGCTGTTGTTGCGGATGGTCGTCCCCGGCGACTGCTCCCCCGACACTCGACGCCCGATTCCCCTGGCCGAGCTCCGCTCCCTTCCGGAGCCCGAGGAGGCGGTCCGGGTCGTGGAAAGGCTGGCCCACGCCAGGCTGCTCACCGTGGGCGAGGACACGGTGGAACTCGCCCACGAGGCTCTGCTCACCCGCTGGGCCCGGCTGCGCGGCTGGATCGAGGAGGACCGTGAGCGGCTGCACGAACAGTGCCGCCTCATCGAAGCCGTCCGTATCTGGCAGGAGTTCGGCCGCGACCCTGGCGCCCTGTACCGGGGCATCCGACTGGCCAGGGCGGAGGAGTTCTTCACCGCTCCAAAGATGCGCGGTGCCCTCACGGCACAGGAGAGGGCGTTCCTCAGCGCCTCCCGGCAGGCGTGCGAGACGGAACGGTGGGAAGCCGCCAGAACCGCCCGCAGAGCACGGTGCCTGTGGGCCTCGCTGGCCGCTGTCCTGGCTGTCGTGCTGACCGCCGCGCTGGCCTCCCTGCAGGGTCCCGGACGGGCGAGCGGCTGCCCATCGAGACGGCCGGACCGCCGCTGTGGCCGACGATGCCGCTTCACGGGCGGACGCGGTCCGGACCGAGGTTGA
- the istB gene encoding IS21-like element helper ATPase IstB, with protein MRRMRLPYMRKAAPDVLATARAQRWDPAEVLRLLIAEEVTGRDAATRRLRRHSANFPTGKTLGSWRAEDSTIPEPTQNSLITLEWIGRAENLVIAGPSGTGKSHFTEGLAQAAIENDLRVSWFTLETLSAAIGKSKVDGSTARTVARICRADLIVIDDIGLLPVGEDAAEAFYRIIDAAYERRSIAVTSNIHPSGFDTIMPKTLAGASTDRLMHHAHLVTTTGDSHRLAEALAGKGVVPLS; from the coding sequence ATGCGCCGCATGCGCCTGCCCTATATGCGCAAAGCCGCCCCCGATGTGCTGGCCACCGCCCGCGCACAACGCTGGGACCCCGCCGAGGTGCTGCGGCTGCTGATAGCCGAGGAGGTCACCGGCCGCGACGCGGCCACCCGGCGTCTTCGCCGCCACTCGGCGAACTTCCCCACCGGCAAGACCCTGGGCTCCTGGCGGGCCGAGGACTCCACGATCCCCGAACCCACCCAGAACTCCCTGATCACGCTGGAGTGGATCGGCCGCGCCGAGAATCTGGTGATCGCCGGCCCGTCGGGGACGGGCAAGAGCCACTTCACCGAGGGCCTGGCCCAGGCCGCGATCGAGAACGACCTGCGGGTGTCCTGGTTCACCCTGGAGACGCTCAGCGCCGCGATCGGGAAGTCGAAGGTCGACGGGTCCACCGCTCGGACCGTCGCCCGGATCTGCCGCGCGGACCTCATCGTCATCGACGACATCGGCTTGCTGCCTGTCGGGGAAGACGCCGCCGAGGCGTTCTACCGGATCATCGACGCCGCCTACGAACGCCGGTCCATCGCTGTGACCAGCAACATCCACCCCTCAGGCTTCGACACGATCATGCCGAAGACTCTCGCGGGCGCGAGCACCGACCGCCTGATGCACCACGCTCACCTCGTGACCACCACCGGCGACTCGCACCGCCTCGCCGAGGCCCTCGCAGGGAAGGGGGTGGTCCCCTTGAGCTGA
- the istA gene encoding IS21 family transposase, which translates to MEILEAYDLTGTVWSAATLTGHDPKTVKRYVEARNGGRNPYEREPRPKMIDAFLEKVEEWVEQSKATIRADVVHDKLVKMGYRGSARSTRRAVNAAKVAWKAGKRRTYRPWIPEPGRWLQFDWGEGPRIAGRRTWLFCAWLSWSRFRVVIPVWDCTLGTLVACLDTTLRRIGGAPTYVLTDNAKTVTVEHIAGIPVRHPQMVAAGRHYGCQVVSCVPYDPESKGGAEATVRIAKADLVPTSANLLSAYDTFAELADACLTWCDAVNSRRHRATGQIPASRLDVERTTLHVLPIEPLALALGEERLVGSDRTISFNAVRYSTPPGYTGAKVWCRVVGEELSITARTNSGDLSEIWRHQLSTPGVPQIIDEHYPDHPDGRSIHQPRLRPRSEAEIAFVGIGPGAGRWLKEAGPAGAVRIRAKMARAVELATVLGNDKVDQALGLAATAGRFADDDLLSILGHIADSKPAGEVVRADESHSVQNGTIGWQALGR; encoded by the coding sequence ATGGAAATCCTTGAGGCGTACGACCTGACCGGGACGGTCTGGTCGGCGGCGACCTTGACGGGGCACGACCCGAAGACGGTCAAGCGGTATGTCGAGGCCCGCAACGGCGGGCGCAATCCCTATGAGCGAGAGCCGCGGCCGAAGATGATCGACGCGTTCCTGGAGAAGGTCGAGGAGTGGGTCGAGCAGTCGAAGGCGACGATCCGCGCCGATGTGGTCCACGACAAGCTCGTGAAGATGGGCTACCGGGGCAGCGCGCGCTCGACGAGACGGGCGGTGAACGCGGCAAAAGTGGCGTGGAAGGCGGGCAAGCGCCGCACCTACCGGCCGTGGATTCCCGAGCCGGGCCGGTGGCTGCAGTTCGACTGGGGCGAGGGTCCGCGCATCGCGGGGCGTCGGACCTGGTTGTTCTGCGCATGGCTGTCCTGGTCGCGGTTCCGGGTCGTGATCCCGGTCTGGGACTGCACGCTGGGCACGCTGGTGGCCTGCCTGGACACCACGCTCAGGCGGATCGGCGGGGCGCCGACGTATGTACTGACCGACAATGCGAAGACGGTCACCGTCGAGCACATCGCCGGGATCCCGGTGCGGCATCCACAGATGGTCGCCGCGGGCCGCCATTACGGCTGCCAGGTGGTCAGTTGCGTGCCCTACGACCCCGAGTCGAAGGGTGGTGCGGAGGCCACGGTCCGGATCGCGAAGGCCGACCTGGTGCCCACCAGCGCGAACCTGCTGTCCGCCTACGACACCTTCGCCGAGCTCGCCGATGCCTGCCTGACCTGGTGCGATGCCGTGAACTCGCGCCGTCACCGGGCGACTGGGCAGATACCCGCGAGCCGTCTGGACGTCGAACGCACCACACTGCATGTCCTGCCCATCGAGCCGCTCGCGCTTGCGCTGGGCGAGGAGAGGCTGGTCGGCTCGGACCGCACGATCAGCTTCAACGCGGTGCGCTACTCGACCCCGCCGGGCTATACCGGTGCCAAGGTGTGGTGCCGGGTGGTCGGCGAGGAACTGTCCATCACTGCCCGCACCAACTCCGGGGACCTGTCGGAGATTTGGCGCCACCAGCTTTCCACCCCGGGTGTTCCGCAGATCATCGACGAGCACTACCCCGACCATCCCGACGGCCGCAGCATCCACCAGCCGAGGCTGCGGCCCCGCTCGGAGGCGGAGATCGCGTTCGTTGGCATCGGCCCCGGGGCCGGGCGCTGGCTCAAGGAGGCCGGACCCGCCGGCGCGGTCCGCATCCGCGCCAAGATGGCCCGCGCGGTCGAGCTGGCCACCGTCCTGGGCAACGACAAAGTCGACCAGGCCCTCGGCCTTGCGGCCACGGCCGGGCGCTTCGCCGACGACGACCTGCTCTCGATCCTGGGACACATCGCCGACAGCAAGCCCGCCGGCGAGGTCGTCCGCGCGGACGAGTCCCACTCCGTCCAGAACGGAACCATCGGCTGGCAGGCCCTGGGCCGCTGA
- a CDS encoding pectinesterase family protein yields the protein MTTEEQGRLDRRSFLTAATAVGAGSLLATGLGIGIAPRAAAATGANVTWRISFENKNKSAGKEYAATINAIVDRVRSHRIQPEGQRPVSVTDETGANYWTTIDLHAETGTQFIRIFMRQSDAYILGWRIGDEVGGDGGAVTLGNFFTLEADVNLPGAIRPLAPNANVDPRHEAMGAGYGALEGAAGVNRVGMPITPISLDQAVRDLHDGLNVSRVARGLLQIIVALAEGSRFINQAAATATAFGNGLPYTVTAQHATQHNNWLSLSRQFFDWLAVNWPGSGGNYPPALAGILMLAHHSGRGTFRDRHLDSTSTQFVAQDGFADHTNVQDAIDAAHLDGERRIIIDKGLYHEVIDVPSNRSFLTIESLTGNRADVVIYNTRCHGMIDPYTGTKYGTQNSAVATFTAPSLIVKNLTIQNTFERSAHPEISPYETQAVAVAAMGDRQIFHNVAIMSHQDTLYVKGQTPTTQARQYFVNCFVRGDVDFIFGNATAVIDRSTIQALAWPGGSVLAPSTDSSKKYGILINSCTITTANVPSDSMHLGRPWRNTSTAWPQAVVRNSDIQPGVKDAQPWTNMVPEYPWQQARFKEYQNVGPGAGQGANAPKMSDAEAADFTVAKYLAGSDGWTPRW from the coding sequence GTGACGACCGAAGAGCAGGGCCGACTCGACAGAAGATCATTTCTCACCGCCGCGACGGCCGTGGGGGCCGGCAGCCTTCTGGCCACCGGCTTGGGGATCGGCATCGCCCCCCGCGCCGCCGCCGCGACCGGCGCAAACGTCACTTGGCGCATCAGCTTTGAGAACAAGAACAAGTCCGCCGGGAAGGAGTACGCAGCAACGATCAACGCGATCGTAGATCGTGTGAGGTCCCACCGGATCCAGCCAGAGGGCCAGCGCCCCGTCTCGGTCACCGATGAGACCGGGGCGAACTACTGGACCACCATTGACCTGCACGCCGAAACAGGCACTCAGTTCATCCGGATATTCATGCGCCAGTCGGACGCCTACATTCTGGGATGGCGCATAGGGGACGAGGTTGGCGGTGATGGCGGTGCAGTGACCCTCGGTAACTTCTTCACGCTGGAGGCCGACGTGAACCTGCCGGGAGCCATCCGTCCGCTCGCCCCCAACGCGAACGTAGATCCCCGACATGAGGCAATGGGGGCGGGCTACGGCGCCCTAGAGGGCGCGGCCGGAGTCAACCGTGTTGGTATGCCGATCACTCCCATCAGCCTCGACCAGGCCGTGAGAGACCTTCATGACGGCCTCAATGTCAGCCGCGTGGCGCGGGGGCTCCTGCAGATCATCGTGGCGCTCGCCGAAGGATCCCGGTTCATAAATCAAGCGGCTGCGACTGCCACGGCCTTCGGCAACGGTTTGCCGTACACCGTCACCGCGCAGCACGCTACCCAGCACAACAACTGGCTTAGTCTCAGTAGGCAGTTTTTCGACTGGCTGGCTGTGAATTGGCCGGGCAGCGGTGGCAATTACCCCCCGGCGTTGGCGGGAATCCTGATGTTGGCGCACCACTCGGGCCGCGGCACCTTCCGCGACAGGCACCTTGACTCGACTTCAACGCAGTTCGTGGCGCAGGACGGCTTCGCCGACCACACGAACGTGCAGGATGCGATCGACGCGGCCCACCTCGACGGCGAGAGAAGAATCATCATCGACAAGGGCTTGTACCATGAGGTCATTGATGTTCCGTCGAACAGGAGTTTCCTCACGATTGAGAGCCTCACCGGCAACCGCGCGGATGTCGTCATCTACAACACCAGGTGCCACGGGATGATCGACCCGTACACCGGCACGAAGTACGGCACCCAGAACAGCGCCGTGGCCACATTCACGGCACCCAGCCTGATCGTCAAAAATCTCACGATCCAGAACACATTCGAGCGCAGCGCCCACCCGGAGATCAGCCCGTACGAGACCCAGGCCGTCGCAGTCGCCGCCATGGGTGACCGGCAGATTTTCCACAACGTCGCGATCATGAGTCATCAGGACACCCTGTACGTCAAGGGGCAGACGCCTACGACCCAGGCCCGGCAGTACTTCGTCAACTGTTTCGTTCGGGGCGACGTGGACTTCATCTTCGGCAACGCCACCGCGGTGATCGACCGGTCCACGATTCAGGCACTCGCGTGGCCCGGCGGCTCGGTGCTGGCGCCGAGCACCGACAGCAGCAAGAAGTACGGGATCCTGATCAACAGCTGCACGATCACCACCGCCAATGTACCGAGCGACTCGATGCACCTCGGTCGGCCGTGGCGCAACACCTCGACGGCCTGGCCCCAGGCGGTGGTGCGCAACAGCGACATCCAGCCGGGCGTCAAGGACGCGCAGCCCTGGACCAACATGGTCCCCGAATACCCCTGGCAGCAGGCCCGCTTCAAGGAGTACCAAAATGTCGGCCCCGGAGCCGGCCAAGGCGCGAACGCACCGAAGATGAGCGACGCGGAGGCGGCCGACTTCACCGTCGCCAAGTATCTGGCAGGCAGTGACGGGTGGACTCCTCGCTGGTGA
- a CDS encoding LuxR C-terminal-related transcriptional regulator encodes MPDVGNQPAALTTFVGRRGNLAEARRRLGTTRLLTLTGPGGVGKTRLALEVAAVSATEFADGVCLVDLAPVRDPSLVANAMATALGVPDLGIGPVIDQLAAFLTHRAPLIVLDNCEHLVDACAELAHALLSVSPGLRVLATSRRALGICGEHIVAVPPLASDDAVELLRDRTAAVRPEFRVTDANRAQVLRLCEELDGLPLAIELAASRLRTLTVDEVVDRLEDRFGLLASGCRVARPRQRTLRGLIDWSHELCTPAERLLWNRLSVFAGDFGLDAAESVCAGDGIGQDDILHLLDQLVVQSILLPTERDGRPRYRLLETIRQYGRERLAESGEEQRIQRRHRDFYLAFAERMADGWYGPGQRESLTRLRAEHANLHAVLERGGDPQATLALAAALRFHWCEGGFLGEGRHRLDRALAAAHEPTPTRARALWVAAWVATLQRDHAAAHLRLDEAAELGERLEDPVACAHVQSLRGTLALFSGRLEEAVSLLEAAMASHLRTGEEAGAVHALIQMATAQSHLGDPRTTETCRQALALAEACDERLLRAHAQWTLGYDAWRRGDLKGAGRMIRAALENEQGFNDYIRVALMLEQLAWVTSACGSHEEAARLLGAARALWRDLDTSVSAFGPHMAAQYTRCEEDVVRALGPAAYETALAEGGRHHGPDEAIAYALRTEPEPPATPCAPSPLTPREGEVAALVAEGLSNQQIASALCRSPRTVERHVENVLAKMSFSCRAQIASWWTANQALTA; translated from the coding sequence ATGCCAGACGTGGGGAATCAGCCCGCGGCCCTGACCACGTTTGTGGGCAGGCGCGGGAACCTCGCAGAGGCACGCCGCCGTCTGGGGACGACGCGGCTGTTGACACTCACCGGCCCTGGCGGGGTGGGCAAGACCCGGTTGGCGCTGGAGGTGGCCGCGGTGTCGGCGACGGAGTTCGCGGACGGGGTGTGCCTGGTGGATCTGGCGCCGGTGCGGGACCCGTCGTTGGTGGCGAATGCCATGGCGACCGCGCTGGGGGTGCCGGACCTCGGCATCGGACCGGTCATCGACCAGCTCGCCGCGTTTCTGACCCACCGCGCTCCGCTGATCGTGCTGGACAACTGCGAGCACCTCGTCGACGCCTGTGCTGAGCTGGCACATGCGCTGCTGTCGGTCTCCCCCGGGCTGCGCGTTCTGGCGACCAGTCGCCGGGCGCTGGGAATTTGCGGAGAGCACATCGTCGCCGTCCCTCCGCTGGCGTCCGACGACGCGGTGGAGCTGCTGCGGGACCGGACCGCCGCCGTACGCCCGGAGTTCCGGGTCACCGACGCCAACCGCGCCCAGGTCCTCCGGTTGTGCGAGGAGTTGGACGGGCTGCCGCTGGCCATCGAGCTGGCCGCGTCCCGGCTGCGGACCCTGACCGTCGACGAGGTGGTGGACCGGCTGGAGGATCGCTTCGGGCTGCTCGCGAGCGGCTGCCGGGTCGCCCGGCCGCGCCAGCGCACGCTCCGCGGGCTGATCGACTGGAGCCACGAGCTGTGCACCCCTGCTGAGCGGCTGCTGTGGAACCGGCTGTCGGTCTTCGCCGGCGACTTCGGCCTGGATGCGGCCGAGAGCGTCTGCGCGGGCGACGGCATAGGCCAGGACGACATACTCCATCTCCTGGACCAGTTGGTCGTCCAGTCCATCCTCCTGCCCACCGAGCGAGATGGTCGGCCGCGTTATCGGCTGCTGGAGACCATCCGCCAATACGGGCGTGAGCGGCTCGCCGAATCCGGCGAGGAGCAACGGATACAGCGACGGCACCGTGATTTCTACCTGGCCTTCGCCGAGCGCATGGCCGACGGCTGGTACGGCCCCGGCCAGCGGGAGAGCCTGACCCGGCTGCGTGCCGAGCATGCCAATCTGCATGCTGTGCTGGAGCGGGGAGGCGACCCGCAGGCCACCCTGGCGCTGGCCGCCGCGCTGCGCTTCCACTGGTGCGAGGGCGGGTTCCTCGGTGAGGGACGCCACCGGCTCGACCGGGCGTTGGCCGCCGCACACGAACCCACGCCGACGCGGGCCAGGGCGCTGTGGGTCGCCGCCTGGGTGGCGACACTGCAGCGCGATCACGCTGCGGCGCACCTGCGGCTGGACGAGGCCGCGGAACTGGGCGAGCGACTGGAAGACCCGGTGGCGTGCGCCCACGTCCAAAGCCTGCGGGGCACGTTGGCTTTGTTCAGTGGCCGGCTGGAGGAGGCCGTGTCGTTGCTGGAGGCAGCGATGGCCTCTCATCTGCGGACTGGCGAGGAGGCCGGGGCGGTCCACGCGCTGATCCAGATGGCCACCGCCCAGTCCCACCTGGGGGATCCACGCACCACGGAGACCTGCAGACAGGCGCTCGCCCTGGCCGAGGCGTGCGACGAGCGGCTGCTCCGTGCGCATGCGCAGTGGACGCTCGGTTACGACGCCTGGAGGCGGGGCGATCTGAAGGGGGCCGGACGCATGATCCGGGCCGCGCTGGAGAACGAACAGGGCTTCAACGACTACATCAGGGTCGCACTGATGCTGGAGCAGCTCGCCTGGGTCACCTCCGCCTGCGGCAGCCACGAGGAGGCGGCACGGCTGCTGGGTGCCGCGCGTGCCCTGTGGCGTGACCTCGACACCTCCGTATCGGCGTTCGGACCCCACATGGCCGCCCAGTACACCCGGTGCGAGGAGGACGTCGTACGGGCGTTGGGCCCGGCCGCGTACGAGACGGCCCTCGCGGAGGGCGGGCGCCACCATGGCCCCGACGAAGCCATCGCCTACGCCCTGCGCACCGAACCCGAACCGCCGGCCACACCCTGCGCCCCGAGCCCGCTGACACCCCGGGAGGGCGAAGTGGCCGCGCTGGTGGCCGAAGGCCTCAGCAACCAGCAGATCGCCTCCGCGCTCTGCCGCTCCCCGCGCACGGTCGAGCGCCACGTCGAGAACGTCCTGGCGAAGATGAGCTTCAGCTGCCGCGCCCAGATCGCGTCCTGGTGGACAGCGAACCAGGCGCTCACCGCGTAG
- a CDS encoding transposase has translation MGSKHHLIVGGPGTLLKVITTAANINDVTRTLALIDGIPPVAGRPGRPRRHSEALLGDKGYDSNPNREERRFSQGTR, from the coding sequence ATGGGCAGCAAACACCACTTGATCGTCGGCGGTCCCGGCACCCTGCTCAAGGTCATCACGACCGCGGCCAACATCAACGATGTGACCCGGACTCTCGCCCTGATCGACGGCATCCCACCGGTGGCGGGCCGCCCCGGTCGTCCTCGCAGGCATTCCGAAGCCCTGCTCGGAGACAAGGGATACGACTCCAATCCGAACCGCGAAGAACGCCGCTTCTCGCAGGGGACCCGCTGA
- a CDS encoding DUF6193 family natural product biosynthesis protein, translated as MSTAWRLTLERSPVIRLGDAELAEALYAQSALRVFFPFPSHDEFSLLSSTANPFHEEVPRVRPAGDKSGDVVTPWSRQAQSCVLGTRLSAREAAALVAANVPVGSGPAIEGGWPTDPSTA; from the coding sequence GTGTCGACCGCTTGGCGGCTGACTTTGGAACGCTCACCGGTGATCCGGCTCGGCGACGCCGAACTGGCCGAGGCTCTGTACGCGCAGTCGGCGCTACGCGTGTTCTTCCCGTTTCCGTCACACGACGAGTTCAGCCTGCTGAGCAGCACTGCGAATCCATTCCACGAGGAGGTCCCGCGGGTGAGACCAGCGGGAGACAAATCGGGGGATGTGGTCACACCGTGGTCGCGGCAGGCTCAGTCATGTGTGCTCGGAACGCGGCTCAGTGCTCGCGAGGCCGCAGCATTGGTGGCCGCGAACGTCCCCGTCGGCAGCGGTCCGGCCATCGAGGGAGGTTGGCCGACCGACCCCAGTACCGCCTGA
- a CDS encoding helix-turn-helix domain-containing protein, whose translation MNRNPHLNELGEFLKARRAEVSPSEVGLRGGQRRRVSGLRREEVALLAAISTEYYTRIEQGRLQASALLLNEIAQVLRLNDDQRTYLFDLAAKERVCPPMSGDRQQVDTQLQRMLDDLTASPAVVIGRRTDILGWNQLAAALWTDFERYPEQERVFVRLLFTDPLMRERYVDWEEVARLAIAHVRMESARYPGDPRLIALVEELSARDARFRQWWTAHDVAMRGKGVMKIRHPVVGELALDWNTLTCGTDPHQPIIVWTAEPGSPSYDGLRLLASWAADQKRTASDTVA comes from the coding sequence ATGAATCGCAATCCTCATCTGAACGAGCTGGGTGAGTTCCTCAAGGCTCGCCGTGCCGAGGTCAGTCCTTCCGAGGTCGGACTCCGCGGGGGGCAACGGCGGCGGGTGAGCGGTCTGCGCCGTGAGGAAGTGGCGCTTCTTGCCGCGATCAGCACCGAGTACTACACGCGGATCGAGCAGGGCCGTCTCCAGGCGTCGGCTCTTCTCCTGAACGAGATCGCCCAGGTGCTCCGCCTGAACGACGACCAGCGCACCTACCTTTTCGACCTCGCGGCGAAAGAGAGAGTGTGCCCGCCCATGTCGGGCGACCGTCAGCAGGTGGACACGCAGCTGCAGCGCATGCTGGACGACCTCACTGCCTCGCCGGCTGTCGTCATCGGCCGGCGCACCGACATCCTGGGCTGGAACCAGCTCGCCGCCGCTCTGTGGACCGATTTCGAACGCTACCCGGAGCAGGAGCGCGTGTTCGTCCGGCTGCTGTTCACCGACCCTTTGATGCGAGAGCGATACGTGGACTGGGAGGAGGTCGCCCGGCTGGCCATCGCTCACGTGCGTATGGAGAGCGCGCGCTACCCCGGCGACCCGCGCCTCATCGCTCTGGTCGAGGAGCTCTCCGCCCGTGACGCGCGGTTCCGGCAGTGGTGGACCGCGCATGACGTCGCGATGCGGGGCAAGGGCGTCATGAAGATTCGTCACCCGGTGGTGGGCGAGCTGGCACTCGACTGGAACACGCTCACGTGTGGCACGGACCCCCACCAGCCCATCATCGTGTGGACTGCCGAACCCGGTTCCCCTTCGTACGACGGGTTGCGCCTGCTGGCCTCCTGGGCGGCGGACCAGAAGCGGACCGCGTCCGACACCGTCGCGTAG